Below is a genomic region from Thermochromatium tepidum ATCC 43061.
CTTGCCCAACGCCGCCAGATGCTGCAATGGTGGGCGGACTACGTCGATGGCCAGATCAGGGAAGACGCTGGCCGCGTCATCATCGGGCCATTTGGAAAGGCGTTCCAGTCGGCGGCTTGAACCTTCGAGTCACTGACGCCTCGCCCAAACATCGTATTCGGTCATTGGCGTCGTCTTGTAGCGCAGAAAGGCGTCCGCTTGGCGCTTACCCATTGTGGCAGATCCTGCCTCTTTGATAGTCTGGATACGCCAACCGCTTTCTCGCAGCGAATCCTTGATGATGCTCAGTGGATCAGCGCGCCTATCCGTGATACCGCCGAACCGGATGACCATTTTGGCATCTTCCGCGCACACGTTCTTAGCGTTGCGCCAGACTTGACGCAGATCGGCCGCAAAGTCCTCAGGGCTGGAATGAACGACCTGATTGCGGTTCGTGTAGTCGACGGCGTCGGGGCCACCCACGAACCAGTTTCGAAGCCACTGGTCGGGGATGTAGGTCCGCATACCGTAGTACGGGGGTGAGGTGATCACCCAGTCGAACCGGACTTCCGGCGTTTCCGGCTGAAGCGCCGTAGGCTCCCTGCTATCAGCCAACCGGACGGCTCCCGTGACGTTGGAAGATATCCCGTAATAGCGTTTTGCCCGCCGTTCAATCACTGCCAGGATATCGACGGCTTCAGGCAGAAGTCTGCGTTCTTGCCAAAAGCGCGTCGCGTAGGCGGGCTTGGGGGCATAGGTACGAGGGCACTGGTTGGAGAAATAGCTCGGAAGTGTCTTCTGCTTCGGGCCATGCAGCGCACCCAGGATGATGCCACGCAGTGCGATGCGTGCGTCCGTGGTGCAGTCCTCCAGGAACGCTTCCCGGAACCGGCACAACGCGTCCAGCACGGTCGGGTGAAACGCCCATTGCCAAAACTCGCTGGCCGGAATTTGGCGTGCCTCACGTTCAGTCAGAATCCTGCGTGCTTCGGCAAGGATGTCATCAACGGTGGTCGTCGCGAGCTTGGCGGCGGTAATGGCTGCGGCAACCGGACTGGAGTCCACCCCTAGGGAACGGAGGCCGACAAGTCGTGCAGCAAAATTGGTGGTGCCCCGGCCGCAGAAGGGATCAAGCACGACATCAC
It encodes:
- a CDS encoding DNA methyltransferase, with translation MSTAQTALNGICPYFTMFPLDFPLNILKRRAQVGDVVLDPFCGRGTTNFAARLVGLRSLGVDSSPVAAAITAAKLATTTVDDILAEARRILTEREARQIPASEFWQWAFHPTVLDALCRFREAFLEDCTTDARIALRGIILGALHGPKQKTLPSYFSNQCPRTYAPKPAYATRFWQERRLLPEAVDILAVIERRAKRYYGISSNVTGAVRLADSREPTALQPETPEVRFDWVITSPPYYGMRTYIPDQWLRNWFVGGPDAVDYTNRNQVVHSSPEDFAADLRQVWRNAKNVCAEDAKMVIRFGGITDRRADPLSIIKDSLRESGWRIQTIKEAGSATMGKRQADAFLRYKTTPMTEYDVWARRQ